A genomic stretch from Carcharodon carcharias isolate sCarCar2 chromosome 27 unlocalized genomic scaffold, sCarCar2.pri SUPER_27_unloc_1, whole genome shotgun sequence includes:
- the LOC121273658 gene encoding zinc finger protein 436-like: MEKPWKCWDCGKGFKAPSELEIHRRSHTGERPFTCPECGKGFSDSSNLLMHQRVHTGERPYPCSECGKGFTRLSNLQTHQRVHNGERPFTCSECGKAFALLSHLQTHQRVHTGERPFICSECEKGFTNSSNLQKHKRIHTGERPFSCSECGKAFNQLSHLQTHQPVHNGERSFTCSECGKGFVQLSKLLLHQRVHTGERPFTCSVCGKGFTQSSTLLSHQRVHSGEKPFICCVCGKGFRDTSSLLIHQRVHTGEKPFTCSTCGKGFTQSSSLLTHQRVHTGERPFICSVCGKGF, from the coding sequence atggagaaaccgtggaaatgttgggactgtgggaagggattcaaagcCCCGTCTGAGTTGGAGAtccatcgacgcagtcacactggggaaaggccattcacctgccccgagtgtgggaagggattcagtgattcatccaacctgctgatgcaccagcgagttcacactggggaaagaccATACCCCTGCTCTgagtgcgggaagggattcactcggttatCCAAtttgcagacacaccagcgagttcacaacgGGGAgcggccattcacctgctctgagtgtggaaaggcaTTCGCTCTGTTATCCCATTTGCAgacgcaccagcgagttcacactggggaacgACCATTTATCTGTTCTGAGTGTGAGAAGGGATTTACTAATTCATCCAATCTGCAGAAACACAAGcgaattcacaccggggagaggccattcagctgttcTGAGTGTGGCAAGGCATTtaatcagttatcccacctgcagacacaccagccaGTTCACAATGGCGAGAGATCATTCacttgctctgagtgtggaaagggttTCGTTCAGTTATCCAAGCTGCTgttacaccagcgagttcacactggcgagaggccattcacctgctctgtgtgtgggaaaggattcacacagtcatccaccctgctttctcaccagcgagttcacagtggggagaagccgttcatctgttgtgtgtgtgggaagggattcagagaTACATCCAGcctgctgatacaccagcgagttcacaccggggagaagccTTTCACGTGTTCgacatgtgggaagggattcactcagtcatctagcctgctgacacaccagcgagttcataccggggagaggccattcatctgttctgtgtgtgggaagggattc